A single window of Microbispora hainanensis DNA harbors:
- a CDS encoding SRPBCC family protein, protein MNATLGMYEGQAALRMERRLAHPREKVWRALTEPDRLGQWFPFKVVEMDLRVGGKIAFDGGGMTMDAEITELDPPRLFAFLQHAPREMPREGDNILRFELLPDEGGCLLVFTQVFQDRPAAASYASGWQVCLDAMDAIVGGRPAQWPAGNFAHLHEAYVEALGLAEGTAERLDESLGDQAGGGWRVRFERQLTRPVEEVWTAAGAPAATPGAPVPGGIGEGIVTAVREPAAGLPAYVESGEPGRRVRWELSQGTGHGARLVVTETGLPDPDGPLRAWRDRIEALARGLLA, encoded by the coding sequence GTGAACGCGACACTCGGCATGTACGAAGGACAGGCGGCGTTGCGCATGGAGCGCAGGCTGGCCCACCCCCGGGAGAAGGTCTGGCGGGCGCTCACCGAGCCCGACCGGCTCGGCCAGTGGTTCCCGTTCAAGGTCGTCGAGATGGACCTGCGAGTCGGCGGGAAGATCGCCTTCGACGGCGGCGGCATGACGATGGACGCCGAGATCACCGAGCTCGACCCGCCCCGCCTGTTCGCCTTCCTGCAGCACGCGCCGCGGGAGATGCCGCGCGAGGGCGACAACATCCTGCGTTTCGAGCTGCTGCCCGACGAGGGCGGCTGCCTGCTCGTGTTCACCCAGGTCTTCCAGGACCGGCCCGCCGCCGCGAGCTACGCGTCCGGCTGGCAGGTCTGCCTCGACGCCATGGACGCGATCGTCGGCGGACGGCCCGCGCAGTGGCCCGCGGGGAACTTCGCCCACCTCCATGAGGCGTACGTGGAGGCGCTCGGGCTGGCGGAGGGCACGGCCGAGCGGCTGGACGAGAGCCTTGGCGACCAGGCGGGCGGCGGCTGGCGGGTGCGCTTCGAGCGCCAGCTCACCCGGCCGGTCGAGGAGGTCTGGACGGCCGCCGGCGCGCCCGCCGCGACACCGGGCGCGCCGGTGCCCGGCGGCATCGGCGAGGGGATCGTCACCGCCGTACGGGAACCCGCTGCCGGGCTTCCCGCGTACGTGGAGTCCGGCGAGCCGGGCAGGCGCGTGCGCTGGGAGCTGTCGCAGGGCACCGGGCACGGCGCCCGGCTGGTCGTCACCGAGACCGGCCTGCCCGACCCCGACGGGCCGCTGCGGGCGTGGCGGGACCGGATAGAGGCGCTGGCGCGGGGCCTGCTCGCCTGA
- a CDS encoding NUDIX domain-containing protein: MTSVRHSVRAILFDGDDIVLFRRVRAGREPYWITPGGGVEDTDADPEAALRRELDEELGATAGPALHVFTLVEPGRLSTVFACRLVSLDLSRRSGPEFLEPDIGLHEVRRVRPEEARTLNMVPPELGEYISANAATLPKLLDAATYAPGRYRPVVDVHLLLTDGEKVLLGRRQGTGYADGEWQIMPSGHLEEGESVVDAAVREAREELGIEVDGCEVVHVMHHHNAGGTARIGMFLMPHSITGTPVNAEPHKCAELAWFPFDRLPERTVPYSRAGVEAVRRALAARPPGLPTANNAAHDATIDAAPPPGLPAANNAAHDAALDATRPPGLPVADNTADNTADNTAIDAVADAAPVVSGSPLFSLHGWDVPRPADLAAEAVRAGFEEITVCLVARLDGAVLVHSDDETDRLPATVVRPGESVEAALARLAPVGEVTFAGSDDYVSHQGRTGRRLAFSALLTEAPEAPKGMVPETPKGMVPEAPKGMVPEALRGMVPLPAGSLGRLPYAEGVFVRASSGVLYGLSSR; encoded by the coding sequence ATGACCTCCGTACGGCACAGCGTCCGGGCCATCCTGTTCGACGGCGACGACATCGTCCTGTTCCGGCGTGTGCGGGCGGGGCGGGAGCCGTACTGGATCACGCCGGGCGGCGGGGTGGAGGACACCGACGCCGATCCCGAGGCGGCGCTGCGCCGCGAGCTCGACGAGGAGCTCGGCGCGACGGCGGGGCCGGCGCTGCACGTGTTCACCCTTGTCGAGCCCGGCCGCCTGAGCACGGTCTTCGCCTGCCGGCTGGTGTCGCTCGACCTGTCGCGCCGCAGCGGCCCGGAGTTCCTCGAACCGGACATCGGCCTGCACGAGGTGCGGCGGGTGCGCCCGGAGGAGGCGCGCACGCTGAACATGGTCCCGCCCGAGCTGGGGGAGTACATCTCCGCGAACGCCGCGACCCTGCCCAAGCTGCTCGACGCCGCGACGTACGCCCCGGGCCGCTATCGGCCGGTCGTGGACGTGCACCTGCTGCTCACCGATGGAGAGAAGGTGCTGCTCGGCCGCCGCCAGGGCACCGGCTATGCGGACGGCGAGTGGCAGATCATGCCGTCCGGGCATCTGGAGGAGGGGGAGTCGGTGGTGGACGCCGCCGTCCGCGAGGCCCGCGAGGAGCTCGGCATCGAGGTGGACGGCTGCGAGGTCGTCCACGTCATGCATCACCACAATGCGGGTGGGACGGCACGGATCGGGATGTTCCTCATGCCGCACTCCATCACCGGCACACCGGTCAACGCCGAGCCGCACAAGTGCGCCGAGCTGGCCTGGTTTCCGTTCGACCGGCTGCCCGAGCGGACCGTGCCGTACTCACGGGCGGGCGTCGAGGCCGTGCGGCGGGCACTCGCCGCGCGCCCGCCGGGCCTCCCCACGGCGAACAACGCCGCACACGACGCCACCATCGACGCCGCGCCCCCGCCGGGCCTTCCCGCAGCGAACAACGCGGCACACGACGCGGCCCTCGACGCCACGCGCCCGCCGGGCCTTCCCGTGGCGGACAACACGGCGGACAACACGGCGGACAACACGGCCATCGACGCCGTTGCAGACGCCGCCCCTGTCGTCTCCGGATCGCCGCTCTTCTCCCTGCACGGCTGGGACGTCCCCCGCCCCGCCGATCTGGCGGCCGAGGCCGTACGCGCCGGGTTCGAGGAGATCACGGTGTGCCTGGTCGCCCGGCTCGACGGCGCGGTGCTCGTCCACTCCGACGACGAGACCGACCGCCTGCCCGCCACGGTCGTACGGCCGGGCGAGAGCGTGGAGGCGGCGCTGGCGCGGCTCGCCCCGGTGGGAGAGGTGACGTTCGCAGGATCGGACGACTACGTCTCGCACCAGGGACGCACCGGACGCCGTCTCGCCTTCTCGGCCCTGCTGACCGAGGCGCCGGAGGCGCCCAAGGGGATGGTGCCGGAGACGCCCAAGGGGATGGTGCCGGAGGCGCCCAAGGGGATGGTGCCGGAGGCGCTCAGGGGCATGGTGCCGCTCCCGGCCGGGTCGCTCGGACGCCTGCCGTACGCCGAGGGGGTATTCGTCCGCGCCTCTTCAGGGGTTTTGTACGGCCTGTCCAGTCGATAG
- a CDS encoding MarR family winged helix-turn-helix transcriptional regulator, protein MTSTTSDGLPRVLDDKMCFALYAASRAVTALYRPILDEMGLTYPQFLVLLVLWDGPEEGVAVKELGGALQLDYGTMTPLLKRLEANGLLRRERRVDDERTVQITLTEKGAALRERSDAVFTSVGDAMALEPDEFARTLTTLRRLTANVTAHADRRG, encoded by the coding sequence ATGACCAGCACCACAAGCGACGGGCTGCCCCGCGTTCTCGACGACAAGATGTGCTTCGCGCTGTACGCCGCCTCCCGCGCCGTCACCGCCCTCTATCGGCCGATTCTCGATGAGATGGGGCTGACGTACCCGCAGTTCCTGGTCCTGCTGGTGCTGTGGGACGGCCCCGAGGAGGGCGTCGCGGTCAAGGAGCTCGGCGGGGCGTTGCAGCTCGACTACGGCACGATGACGCCCCTGCTCAAGCGCCTGGAGGCGAACGGCCTGCTGCGCCGGGAGCGCCGCGTGGACGACGAGCGCACGGTGCAGATCACGCTGACCGAGAAGGGCGCCGCACTGCGGGAGCGCAGCGACGCGGTCTTCACCTCCGTCGGCGATGCGATGGCGCTCGAACCCGACGAGTTCGCCCGCACGCTCACCACCCTGCGCCGCCTGACCGCCAACGTCACCGCCCACGCCGACCGGCGAGGCTGA
- a CDS encoding heavy-metal-associated domain-containing protein: MTSTYTVTGMTCGHCVSSVSEEVGVVPGVTGVQVDLATGLLTVESDGGVDDAAVVAAVREAGYDVAGVS; encoded by the coding sequence ATGACCAGCACCTACACCGTCACCGGTATGACCTGCGGCCACTGCGTCAGCTCGGTCAGCGAAGAGGTCGGCGTGGTCCCCGGCGTGACCGGCGTTCAGGTGGACCTGGCCACCGGCCTGCTGACGGTCGAGAGCGACGGCGGCGTGGACGACGCGGCCGTCGTGGCGGCCGTCCGGGAGGCCGGATATGACGTGGCGGGTGTCTCGTGA
- a CDS encoding CBS domain-containing protein, producing the protein MRARDLVVQFPTVDLDSPVADAARLMAERELPGLIVLDERGVPVSILPGTQVLRLAVPRYCQDDPALARVIDEAHADAFVRALGDRTVREALPERPRELPVTDPDATLLEIGALMARTRSPLVAVLDGDRLLGAVTLSALLKRLT; encoded by the coding sequence ATGCGTGCCCGGGATCTCGTAGTGCAGTTCCCCACCGTGGATCTCGACTCCCCCGTGGCCGACGCCGCCCGCCTCATGGCCGAGCGCGAGCTGCCCGGGCTGATCGTGCTGGACGAGCGCGGCGTGCCGGTGTCGATCCTGCCGGGCACGCAGGTGCTGCGCCTGGCCGTGCCCCGCTATTGCCAGGACGACCCCGCGCTGGCCCGGGTGATCGACGAGGCGCACGCCGACGCGTTCGTCCGCGCGCTGGGCGATCGCACGGTCCGCGAGGCGCTGCCGGAACGGCCGCGCGAGCTTCCGGTGACCGATCCGGACGCCACGCTCCTGGAGATCGGCGCGCTGATGGCGCGCACCCGCAGCCCGCTGGTCGCCGTGCTCGACGGCGACCGCCTGCTGGGCGCGGTCACGCTCTCCGCGCTGCTGAAGCGGCTCACATGA
- a CDS encoding ArsR/SmtB family transcription factor, with amino-acid sequence MSATFDVLAEPARRRILDLLLERPRLVGELTERLGLTQPGTSKHLKVLREAGLVRVRRDAQRRWYELCPEPLAEIDAWLAPYRRLWSDSFDALERHLDAMPDQSEETP; translated from the coding sequence ATGTCAGCGACCTTCGACGTACTCGCCGAGCCCGCCAGGCGGCGCATCCTCGACCTGCTGCTCGAACGTCCTCGCCTGGTCGGGGAGCTCACCGAGCGGCTCGGCCTCACCCAGCCCGGCACTTCCAAGCACCTCAAGGTGCTCAGGGAGGCCGGGCTGGTCCGTGTGCGCAGGGACGCCCAGCGCCGGTGGTACGAACTGTGTCCCGAGCCGCTCGCCGAGATCGACGCCTGGCTCGCGCCCTATCGGCGGCTGTGGTCGGACAGCTTCGACGCGCTGGAACGACACCTGGACGCGATGCCCGATCAGTCAGAGGAGACACCGTGA
- a CDS encoding DUF397 domain-containing protein, with translation MIYNGMPSSQLGRQDWRKSRHSNPSGNCVEIALLSDGRVAVRNSRHTCGPALILSLQAMAAFLRSVKEGEFDDLLDEAEK, from the coding sequence ATGATCTACAACGGAATGCCCTCTTCACAACTGGGACGGCAAGACTGGCGCAAGAGCCGGCACAGCAATCCGAGCGGCAACTGCGTCGAGATCGCCCTGCTGTCCGACGGGCGGGTGGCCGTACGCAACTCCCGGCACACGTGCGGACCTGCGCTGATCCTGTCTCTACAGGCCATGGCCGCATTCCTCCGCTCCGTCAAGGAGGGCGAATTCGACGACCTTCTGGACGAAGCAGAGAAATGA
- a CDS encoding heavy metal translocating P-type ATPase, with product MSSITGDKPSAAGGTVELSIGGMTCASCANRIERKLNKLDGVTATVNYATEKAKVTFPADLDPHLLVAEVEKAGYTAALPEPPKPEQAPEEPGDELAPLRTRLLVSVVLAVPVIALAMIPALQFTYWQWLSLTLAAPVVVYGGLPFHKAAWTNLRHGTATMDTLVSLGTIAALGWSLWALFFGDAGVPGMTHGFDLTITRSDGAGNIYLEAAAGVTAFILAGRYFEARSKRRAGAALRALLELGAKDVAVLREGRETRIPVGELRVGDLFVVRPGEKIATDGVIEEGTSAVDASMLTGESVPVEVRPGDPVTGATVNAGGRLVVRATRIGADTQLAQMARLVEDAQTGKAQVQRLADRISGIFVPIVIALSVATLGYWLGTGEGAGAAFTAAVAVLIIACPCALGLATPTALLVGTGRGAQLGILIKGPEVLESTRRIDTIVLDKTGTVTEGRMTLVEVHTTGGVTEREVLRLAGALEHASEHPIAQAIARGAAERVGELPTTEDFANVEGLGVQGIVDGHAVLVGRPRLLAEWSQHLPADLTEALEQAQAAGRTAVAVGWDGQARGVLVVADVVKPTSAQAIADLRALGLTPVLLTGDNQAVARAVAAQVGIDEVIAEVLPAGKVDVVKRLQAEGKTVAMVGDGVNDAAALAQADLGLAMGTGTDVAIEAADLTLVRGDLRVAADAIRLSRRTLRTIKGNLFWAFAYNVAALPLAAAGLLNPMIAGAAMAFSSVFVVSNSLRLRRFR from the coding sequence ATGTCCTCCATCACCGGCGACAAGCCGTCTGCCGCGGGCGGCACCGTCGAGCTCTCGATCGGCGGCATGACCTGCGCGTCGTGCGCGAACCGGATCGAGCGCAAGCTCAACAAGCTGGACGGTGTCACCGCCACGGTGAACTACGCCACGGAGAAGGCCAAGGTGACCTTCCCGGCCGATCTGGACCCCCATCTGCTGGTGGCGGAGGTGGAGAAGGCCGGTTACACCGCCGCGCTCCCCGAACCGCCGAAGCCCGAACAGGCTCCCGAGGAGCCGGGCGACGAGCTGGCTCCGCTGCGGACCCGGCTGCTGGTGTCGGTTGTGCTGGCGGTGCCGGTGATCGCGCTGGCGATGATCCCCGCGCTGCAGTTCACCTACTGGCAGTGGCTGTCGCTCACGCTCGCCGCCCCGGTCGTGGTGTACGGCGGGCTGCCGTTCCACAAGGCGGCCTGGACCAACCTGCGGCACGGCACCGCCACCATGGACACCCTCGTCTCCCTGGGCACGATCGCCGCGCTGGGCTGGTCGCTGTGGGCCCTGTTCTTCGGGGATGCGGGGGTGCCGGGGATGACCCACGGGTTCGACCTGACCATCACCCGCAGCGACGGCGCGGGCAACATCTACCTGGAGGCCGCCGCCGGGGTGACGGCGTTCATCCTCGCCGGGCGCTACTTCGAGGCCCGCTCCAAGCGGCGGGCGGGTGCGGCGTTGCGGGCGCTGCTGGAGCTGGGCGCCAAGGACGTCGCCGTCCTGCGCGAGGGCCGCGAAACACGCATCCCTGTCGGGGAGCTGCGGGTGGGCGACCTTTTCGTGGTCCGTCCCGGGGAGAAGATCGCCACCGACGGTGTGATCGAGGAGGGCACCTCGGCGGTCGACGCCTCGATGCTCACCGGCGAATCCGTCCCGGTCGAGGTGCGGCCCGGCGACCCGGTGACCGGCGCCACGGTCAACGCCGGCGGGCGGCTGGTGGTGCGGGCCACCCGGATCGGCGCCGACACCCAGCTCGCCCAGATGGCCCGCCTGGTGGAAGACGCCCAGACGGGCAAGGCACAGGTGCAGCGCCTGGCCGACCGCATCTCCGGGATCTTCGTCCCCATCGTCATCGCCCTGTCGGTGGCGACCTTGGGATACTGGCTCGGCACCGGCGAAGGAGCAGGCGCGGCGTTCACCGCCGCGGTCGCGGTGCTGATCATCGCCTGCCCGTGCGCGCTGGGGCTGGCCACGCCGACCGCGCTGCTGGTCGGCACCGGCCGCGGCGCCCAGCTCGGCATCCTGATCAAGGGCCCCGAGGTGCTGGAGTCGACCCGGCGGATCGACACGATCGTGCTGGACAAGACCGGCACCGTCACCGAAGGCCGGATGACCCTGGTCGAGGTCCACACCACCGGCGGGGTCACCGAGCGGGAGGTGCTGCGGCTGGCCGGGGCGCTGGAGCACGCCTCCGAGCACCCCATCGCCCAGGCGATCGCCCGGGGCGCCGCCGAACGCGTGGGCGAGCTGCCCACCACCGAGGACTTCGCCAACGTCGAGGGCCTGGGGGTGCAGGGCATCGTGGACGGCCACGCCGTACTCGTGGGACGGCCCCGGCTGCTGGCCGAGTGGTCCCAGCACCTGCCCGCCGACCTCACCGAGGCCCTGGAGCAGGCGCAGGCGGCCGGCCGTACGGCGGTGGCGGTCGGCTGGGACGGCCAGGCCCGCGGGGTGCTGGTGGTGGCCGACGTGGTCAAGCCCACCAGCGCCCAGGCCATCGCCGACCTGCGGGCGCTGGGGCTGACCCCGGTGCTGCTGACCGGCGACAACCAGGCGGTCGCCCGGGCGGTCGCCGCCCAGGTGGGGATCGACGAGGTGATCGCCGAGGTGCTGCCCGCCGGGAAGGTCGACGTGGTCAAGCGACTGCAGGCCGAGGGCAAGACCGTCGCGATGGTCGGAGACGGGGTCAACGACGCCGCCGCGCTGGCCCAGGCCGATCTCGGTCTGGCCATGGGCACCGGCACCGACGTGGCGATCGAGGCGGCCGACCTGACGCTGGTGCGGGGTGACCTGCGGGTGGCGGCCGACGCGATCCGGCTGTCGCGGCGCACGCTGCGCACGATCAAGGGGAACCTGTTCTGGGCGTTCGCCTACAACGTCGCGGCCCTGCCGCTGGCCGCCGCGGGGCTGCTGAACCCGATGATCGCCGGAGCGGCGATGGCCTTCTCCAGTGTCTTCGTCGTCAGCAACAGCCTGAGGCTCCGCCGCTTCCGTTGA
- a CDS encoding ArsB/NhaD family transporter: MTVTAWLAAIVFVATYVLIASEKIHRVKAALGGAAIMLLVHATAADSAFFSQESGVDWNVVFLLLGMMIIVGVLRQTGVFEYLAIWAAKRARGRPFRLMVLLLVITAGASALLDNVTTVLLIAPVTFLVCERLALPVAPFLIAEAMASNIGGTATLVGDPPNIIIASRAGLTFNDFLVHLTPLVIVLTAVFIGMCRLLFRKAFRYDPERAAEIMQLDERAAIQDKVMLVQSLSVLGVVIAAFVLHPVLHYEPSVVALLGAGLLVLVTKITTEDALREVEWPTLVFFAGLFVMVGALVETGVIAQVSQAAAEATAGRPGVTTMVLLWASAGLSAIVDNIPYVATMSPIVADLAQQVPGDHNVLWWALALGADLGGNATAVGASANVVILGIAERNGARISFWQFTKYGLVVTVVTVALCVPYLWLRYLL; this comes from the coding sequence ATGACGGTGACCGCATGGCTGGCGGCGATCGTCTTCGTCGCCACGTACGTCCTCATCGCCAGCGAGAAGATCCACCGGGTCAAGGCCGCCCTGGGCGGCGCCGCGATCATGCTGCTGGTCCACGCGACCGCGGCCGACTCCGCGTTCTTCTCGCAGGAGTCCGGCGTGGACTGGAACGTCGTCTTCCTGCTGCTCGGCATGATGATCATCGTCGGGGTGCTGCGGCAGACCGGCGTTTTCGAATATCTCGCCATCTGGGCGGCCAAACGGGCCAGGGGACGGCCGTTCCGGCTCATGGTGCTGCTGTTGGTGATCACGGCCGGGGCGTCGGCGCTGCTGGACAACGTCACGACCGTGCTGCTGATCGCGCCGGTCACGTTCCTCGTCTGCGAACGGCTCGCGCTGCCGGTCGCGCCGTTCCTGATCGCCGAGGCGATGGCGTCCAACATCGGCGGCACCGCGACCCTCGTCGGCGACCCGCCGAACATCATCATCGCCTCGCGCGCCGGGCTGACCTTCAACGACTTCCTCGTCCACCTCACCCCGCTGGTGATCGTGCTGACGGCGGTCTTCATCGGAATGTGCCGGCTGCTGTTCCGCAAGGCGTTCCGGTACGACCCCGAGCGGGCGGCCGAGATCATGCAGCTGGACGAGCGGGCGGCCATCCAGGACAAGGTCATGCTCGTGCAGAGCCTGTCCGTGCTCGGCGTGGTCATCGCGGCGTTCGTGCTGCACCCGGTGTTGCACTACGAGCCGTCGGTCGTGGCGCTGCTCGGGGCGGGGCTGCTCGTGCTGGTCACCAAGATCACCACCGAGGACGCGCTCCGCGAGGTGGAGTGGCCCACGCTGGTGTTCTTCGCCGGGCTGTTCGTGATGGTCGGCGCGCTCGTCGAGACGGGGGTGATCGCCCAGGTGTCGCAGGCGGCGGCGGAGGCGACGGCCGGGCGGCCCGGCGTGACCACCATGGTCCTGCTCTGGGCCTCGGCCGGACTGTCCGCGATCGTGGACAACATCCCGTACGTCGCGACGATGAGCCCGATCGTGGCCGACCTCGCGCAGCAGGTGCCCGGCGACCACAACGTGCTGTGGTGGGCGCTCGCGCTCGGCGCCGACCTCGGCGGCAACGCCACCGCTGTGGGGGCCTCCGCCAACGTCGTCATCCTCGGCATCGCCGAGCGCAACGGCGCGCGGATCAGTTTCTGGCAGTTCACCAAATATGGCCTGGTGGTCACCGTCGTCACGGTGGCCCTCTGCGTGCCGTACCTCTGGCTCCGCTACCTCCTCTAG
- a CDS encoding aldo/keto reductase — protein MTEMTYRRLGDSGLVVSALGLGANNFGRRIDIDATRAVVDAALDAGVTLIDTADIYGESEAYLGEVLKGRRDQVVIATKFGGDLNGANGPDWGARASRRYVRLAVERSLRRLKTDWIDLYQLHFPDGSTPIEETLSVLTDLVREGKVRYVGSSNFASWQVTDADWIARTRGFERFVSAQNEYSLLDRGVERELVPALLHHGIGLLPYFPLANGLLTGKYRRGEEPPAGTRLQGRPEYLTDARFEVVERLQKFAERQGVTLLDVAIGGLLAQPAVSSVIAGATRPEQIKANVAAAAWRPDDAALKELNEIAS, from the coding sequence ATGACCGAAATGACCTACCGGCGGCTGGGGGACTCGGGACTCGTCGTCTCGGCTCTCGGCCTCGGCGCCAACAACTTCGGCCGCAGGATCGACATCGACGCCACGCGCGCCGTGGTCGACGCGGCGCTCGACGCCGGCGTCACGCTGATCGACACGGCCGACATCTACGGCGAGTCGGAGGCGTACCTCGGTGAGGTGCTGAAGGGGCGGCGTGACCAGGTCGTCATCGCGACCAAGTTCGGCGGCGACCTGAACGGCGCCAACGGGCCCGACTGGGGTGCGCGGGCCTCGCGGCGCTACGTCCGCCTGGCGGTCGAGCGGTCCCTGCGCCGCCTCAAGACCGACTGGATCGACCTTTACCAGCTGCACTTCCCGGACGGTTCCACGCCGATCGAGGAGACCCTGTCGGTGTTGACCGACCTGGTGCGGGAGGGCAAGGTCCGCTATGTGGGCTCGTCCAACTTCGCGTCCTGGCAGGTCACCGACGCCGACTGGATCGCCCGCACCCGCGGCTTCGAGCGTTTCGTGAGCGCGCAGAACGAATACAGCCTGCTCGACCGCGGAGTGGAGCGGGAGCTCGTCCCCGCGCTGCTGCACCACGGCATCGGCCTGCTGCCGTACTTCCCGTTGGCGAACGGCCTGCTCACCGGCAAGTACCGGCGCGGGGAGGAGCCCCCGGCGGGCACCCGCCTCCAGGGCCGGCCGGAGTATCTGACCGACGCGCGGTTCGAGGTGGTGGAGCGGCTGCAGAAGTTCGCCGAGCGGCAGGGCGTGACCCTGCTGGACGTCGCGATCGGCGGCCTGCTCGCGCAGCCGGCCGTCTCCTCGGTGATCGCGGGGGCGACCCGGCCCGAGCAGATCAAGGCCAACGTCGCGGCGGCGGCGTGGCGGCCGGACGACGCGGCGCTGAAGGAGCTCAACGAGATCGCGAGCTGA
- a CDS encoding SAM-dependent methyltransferase, protein MPGFPPVEPVGFDPSVPNEARVYDYWLGGKDNFAADREAAEAALLIAPELPLMCREGRKFLRRAVRFLAAAGIRQFVDIGCGLPTQGNVHEIAQECAPDARVVYVDNDPVVVSHGQALVEDDERVAVIRGDVRDPGSILTHPRLRELVDLGEPVGVLLVSVLAAINDDDLTMSITARLREAIAPGSYMVISHAICDLRPEVTDRLALLFASEWAVKDDGRLRLPTQAEILPLFGDLEMVEPGLVQVPEWRPEPGELRPPKDTVWSVGGVGRKR, encoded by the coding sequence ATGCCGGGTTTCCCCCCGGTCGAGCCTGTGGGTTTCGACCCGTCCGTCCCGAACGAGGCCCGGGTCTACGACTACTGGCTCGGCGGGAAGGACAACTTCGCCGCGGACCGCGAGGCGGCGGAAGCCGCGCTGCTGATCGCGCCGGAGCTCCCCCTGATGTGCCGCGAGGGGCGGAAGTTCCTGCGCAGGGCCGTACGGTTCCTGGCCGCGGCCGGGATCCGCCAGTTCGTCGACATCGGCTGCGGCCTGCCGACCCAGGGCAACGTGCACGAGATCGCACAGGAGTGCGCTCCCGACGCCCGCGTGGTCTACGTGGACAACGACCCGGTCGTGGTCAGCCACGGCCAGGCGCTGGTGGAGGACGACGAACGCGTCGCGGTGATCCGCGGCGACGTACGCGACCCCGGCTCGATCCTCACCCATCCGCGGCTGCGTGAGCTCGTCGACCTCGGCGAGCCCGTGGGCGTCCTGCTCGTCTCGGTGCTGGCGGCGATCAACGACGACGACCTCACGATGTCCATCACCGCACGGCTGCGCGAGGCGATCGCGCCCGGCAGTTATATGGTCATCAGCCACGCGATCTGTGACCTCCGGCCGGAGGTGACGGACAGGCTCGCCCTGCTGTTCGCCAGCGAATGGGCGGTCAAGGACGACGGCCGCCTGCGGCTGCCCACCCAGGCCGAGATCCTGCCGCTGTTCGGCGACCTGGAAATGGTGGAGCCCGGCCTCGTCCAGGTGCCCGAATGGCGACCGGAGCCCGGCGAGCTGCGACCACCGAAAGACACGGTCTGGTCGGTCGGCGGCGTCGGCCGCAAGCGTTGA
- a CDS encoding ATP-binding protein: MAVHEFHRESLAARTARRFTAGVLQTWSMDDVADDAALAVCELVTNALRHGLRHQAIHPLPVRLLMFRSARALLCMVTDPSNDAPVLREPDYVAETGRGLQVVAGVSRMWGWARLRPVGKAVWAGFTAEAAGYR; encoded by the coding sequence GTGGCGGTGCACGAGTTCCACCGTGAGAGCCTCGCCGCGCGCACCGCGCGGCGTTTCACCGCCGGGGTGTTGCAGACCTGGTCCATGGATGACGTCGCCGACGACGCCGCGCTCGCGGTCTGCGAACTGGTCACCAACGCGCTGCGCCACGGCCTGCGGCACCAGGCCATCCATCCCCTGCCGGTGCGCCTGTTGATGTTCCGCTCGGCCCGCGCGCTGCTGTGCATGGTCACCGACCCCAGCAACGACGCGCCGGTGCTGCGCGAGCCCGACTACGTCGCGGAGACCGGGCGCGGCCTGCAGGTCGTCGCCGGGGTCAGCCGCATGTGGGGCTGGGCACGGCTGCGTCCCGTGGGCAAGGCCGTGTGGGCCGGCTTCACGGCCGAGGCCGCCGGCTACCGCTGA